GTGGTGAACTGCCCGATGAACTTCGTCCACTGCTCGTTGACGGCCTTGGCGTCCTTCTGGTTCTTGGTGGCCGCGTCGAAGGCGTTCCAGGCCGCGTTCATGATATGAGCGGGGGCCGCAGAAGGGCTGACCTGATCGGCGAACAGGTAGGGCGGGTCGTAGGTGATGGTAAAGGTGTCCTTGTCCGCCACCGTGATCTTGGCATTCTCCCAGGGATCGCGGTCAGGCACCGGCACCCGCTCGTCGTTCTGCACCTTCAGCCAGAACTGGAAGTCGGCGGGGGTGATGGCCCGGCCGTCACTCCACTTGGCGTCCGGACGGATGGTGTAGGTCACGCTGTTGCGGACCACGTCGCCCGCCGCGTTCTTCACCACTTTGTAGCCACCATTTGCCAGCGTGGGAACCGTCGCGGCGATCTCGGGGTAGAGGTCTCCCTCGTTATCGATGCCGATGAGCGCCGCGGCCATGTAGTTGTTGACCTCGGTGCTGATGGCGAGGTTGTTCGTCGCCCAGTAGTCAAGGACGTTCGGCGGCTCCTGCGAGGTGCCCACCACGAGGCTGTTGTTAGCCGGGCCTGCCAGGGCCGTACCGAGAAGGAATGCCGACAGGGACAGAATCTTCTTCATGAGTCCTCCGGTGCAGATGGGCCATTTGGCCTAGGTTAAACAGTGAGCGCAGTATAAAGGTCGGAACCAGACCGTCTATACAAAATCTCACGTTTGAAGCATCAGATGCGCATGCTTTTCTGAATTGACTTAATCTCTGGCAGTTGGGCGGCGCGAGCCTACGAGGACGGAGCCTCCGGCAAGGTGAGGAATGAAAAATCCCCCAGTGGGCTCACCAGGGGATGAAGGCGGGAGGAAGCTCAGTGGCTGCCGCAACCGCTGCTGCCCTGCCCATCCGGGGACTGACCACCGTCGGTCCGGAAGGAGTGGCCGCAGCCGCAAGAGCTGGTGGCGTTGGGGTTATGCACGGTGAAGCCGCCGCCCATCATGTTCTCGACGAAGTCCACCTCACTGCCGCGCAGCAGGGGCAGGCTCATGCGGTCCACCAGCAGCTTCACGCCGCGGTCGAAGACGATGGTGTCGCCCTCCAGTTCACGGTCGTCGATCGCCATGCCGTACTGATAGCCGCTGCACCCGCCACTCTTGATGAACACGCGCACGCCCGCATTTTCCTTCCCGCTCTGGGTGAGGATGGCGAGGGCCTTTTGCGCGCCGAATTCGCTGATGCTGATGTCGTGGGCGGGGGCGCCGCCGCTGGTCTCGGGGGTGAGGGTCGCCGTCATGCGTGAAGCGTAACACCATTGGAGAAAGAAAAAAGTGCCACGCCAGCAAAGTTCATCTCGCCAGACGCTCACACTGGGGGCCGGGCGTGGTTACTCAAGCTTACATTCCTTGAGTGCTGTCATGTTAGGATTGGGCCATGACGAATCCCTACGCCGAGTGGTTCGAGCAGCTCCGCGCGGAGTATGGCGAGCAGCTTGGGGCCATGCCGCTCCCGGAAGGCCTCCCCGAACACCTGCACATGCTTGTCCAGACGCGCGACGAGGAAGCCATTCAGTTCATGATCAAGCTCGCGTGGCAGTTCGGTGCCCAGGTGGGCTACGCGGCGGGCGCCAAGCAGGGAGAGGTGGTTAGCCCCTCCTCCCGCCCCGGGCGCGTCCAGGCCTGAGGCCACCCGCTCTCCGAACAACCTATCGTCCCCGGCACCTTGACCCCAGGTCGAGCAGGCCGGGGACGCGCCTTTTCCCCGTGAGCTTCTCGTCCCTCAGGCGAACTCTCAATGAACCTCGGCGAAAGTGGGCGATGAGGGGATGCAGAGGATACAAGGCCAAAGGCAAAAGCCCTCGTGACTGGTCTTCGGCCTTCCGGGGCTTTTGCAGCAGGGCTAGTGACCCGGCACGCGCGGCGCTGCCCAGCAGCCGAGCTCCTCCTCGCCGCAGACCAGGCCGAGCGCAGCGAGTTCCAGGAGGGCCGTCCGCGCGAAGTCCCGCAGGGTTTCAGGGTCGGCATTCTCCACGTTCAAAGCGTCGAGAGCCA
This sequence is a window from Deinococcus apachensis DSM 19763. Protein-coding genes within it:
- a CDS encoding HesB/IscA family protein; amino-acid sequence: MTATLTPETSGGAPAHDISISEFGAQKALAILTQSGKENAGVRVFIKSGGCSGYQYGMAIDDRELEGDTIVFDRGVKLLVDRMSLPLLRGSEVDFVENMMGGGFTVHNPNATSSCGCGHSFRTDGGQSPDGQGSSGCGSH